Proteins found in one Gimesia chilikensis genomic segment:
- a CDS encoding class I tRNA ligase family protein yields the protein MFQKVTDASFIKGEHEILKFWEENQTFTQLRRKNQGKPKWSFLDGPMTANNPMGVHHAWGRTYKDAYQRYYAMTGHELRYQNGFDCQGLWVEVEVEKELGYGTKQEIVSHGIDKFVNECKKRVLKFAARQTEQSVRLGFWMDWDNPDQLRELAQSVGEETEVTITTPSGKQVTDRADMLVSRLGNAEWGGSYFTFSTENNETIWTFLKKCYERGKVYRGHDVMPWSGRGGSAYSQMEVADGRKLSVHKSIFVRFPLKDRKNEFLLIWTTTPWTLTSNVAAAINPDLEYVKLKAKKDDAIYYFAKDNLEYQRLSREYKEGFGRPEWSWPKDVPKLKTLAQIFKEQGGYEIVDTIKGAEMVGWEYTGPFDNLPAQQTPGGYPSDENLLDQSGISCHKVVDGGRDFKGNPHVVAGEGTGIVHTAPGCGDVDHQLGKQLGLVAIAPLGEDGRFEEGFGEFTGMEAIDPATPELVFEKLKEKGLLVSVEQYPHIYPHCWRTGDELIFRLVDEWFINMDWREEIKDITRQIDWVPSSIDGEQHELEWLTNMRDWMVSKKRFWGLALPIWVDEETGDFEVIGSLDELKERAVEGWEALEGHTPHRPWIDQVKLKNPKTGNLMTRIPDVGNPWLDAGIVPFSTMQYNTNPEEWEKWYPADLVTECFPGQFRNWFYALLSMATMMDGTPPFKTLLGYRLVLNEEGKPMHKSDGTAIWFEEAAEQLGVDTMRWMYLAHNPASDLRFGMRNPDEQVTLETPEGPISETREGAPTCLVESKPADEIRRQVLIPLWNSYAFFVNYARLDEFDPSQAAVPAADRPEIDRWILSNLQALLVSAKTEIEAYNYAGFLKNATTFIDDLSNWYIRRNRRRFWRSQDANDTDKLAAYQTLYEVLVTLSQALAPVIPFLTERIYQNLVTSWDKSAPTSVHLCDFPTCDTTLLDEKLNFRSAQAQIMVKLGHKLRDESNQRVRQPLAELRYACQTPEQAEAIESLASTVEEELNIKQVTRCENLDELVSYTYKPNLKTLGPKYGKLLGVLRKELPELGDEVLGPLRRGESVSLELSGNQIDLEPDDVLVGTEQAADWACADEQGIQIAISTKLTPELEQEGMARDFVRQIQQLRKEADLEIEDRIIVTYDSQGAAEIEQAVSNWTDYILGETLGDQLDQSQSLTDGKEVTIGNAKALITIQKV from the coding sequence ATGTTTCAAAAAGTTACTGATGCCAGCTTCATCAAAGGTGAACACGAAATCCTCAAATTCTGGGAAGAGAACCAGACGTTTACCCAGCTCCGCCGGAAGAATCAGGGAAAACCCAAGTGGAGTTTTCTAGACGGTCCGATGACCGCCAACAATCCCATGGGCGTGCACCACGCCTGGGGAAGAACCTACAAAGACGCCTATCAACGCTATTACGCGATGACGGGACATGAACTCCGCTACCAGAACGGCTTTGATTGCCAGGGGCTCTGGGTCGAAGTGGAGGTCGAAAAAGAGCTGGGATATGGCACCAAACAGGAAATCGTCTCTCACGGGATCGATAAATTCGTCAACGAATGTAAAAAGCGGGTACTGAAGTTTGCCGCTCGTCAGACCGAGCAGTCAGTACGACTGGGCTTCTGGATGGACTGGGACAATCCGGATCAGTTACGTGAGCTGGCGCAGTCCGTCGGTGAAGAGACCGAAGTCACCATCACTACCCCCAGCGGAAAGCAGGTGACTGACCGGGCAGACATGCTGGTCTCACGCCTGGGGAATGCGGAATGGGGCGGGAGCTACTTCACCTTCTCCACGGAAAACAATGAAACCATCTGGACATTCCTCAAGAAGTGCTATGAACGGGGGAAGGTTTATCGAGGACATGACGTGATGCCCTGGTCGGGACGCGGGGGCAGTGCCTATAGCCAGATGGAAGTGGCCGATGGTCGTAAGCTCTCTGTCCACAAATCCATCTTCGTCCGCTTCCCTCTGAAAGACCGGAAAAACGAATTCCTGCTGATCTGGACCACCACCCCCTGGACATTGACCAGTAACGTGGCAGCAGCGATCAATCCGGATCTGGAATACGTCAAACTCAAGGCGAAAAAAGACGATGCGATTTACTACTTCGCCAAGGATAACCTCGAGTATCAGCGACTGAGTCGTGAGTACAAAGAAGGCTTTGGACGCCCCGAGTGGTCCTGGCCCAAAGATGTTCCCAAACTGAAAACCCTGGCTCAGATTTTCAAAGAGCAGGGGGGATATGAGATCGTCGACACCATCAAGGGTGCTGAGATGGTGGGCTGGGAATACACTGGTCCTTTCGATAATCTGCCTGCACAACAGACTCCCGGCGGATACCCCAGTGACGAGAATCTGCTGGATCAAAGTGGAATTTCCTGCCACAAGGTTGTCGACGGTGGACGCGATTTCAAAGGGAACCCGCATGTGGTCGCTGGTGAAGGAACCGGGATCGTACATACGGCTCCCGGCTGTGGTGATGTCGACCACCAGCTTGGCAAACAACTCGGGCTGGTCGCGATTGCACCGCTGGGCGAGGATGGTCGGTTCGAAGAGGGCTTTGGTGAATTCACTGGAATGGAAGCCATCGATCCTGCGACTCCGGAACTGGTCTTTGAAAAGCTGAAAGAGAAGGGCCTGCTGGTCTCCGTCGAACAGTATCCCCACATCTATCCACATTGCTGGCGGACAGGCGATGAGTTGATTTTCCGCCTGGTAGATGAATGGTTCATTAACATGGACTGGCGCGAAGAGATCAAAGATATCACCCGCCAGATCGACTGGGTCCCTTCGAGTATTGATGGGGAGCAGCACGAACTCGAATGGCTGACCAACATGCGAGACTGGATGGTCTCCAAAAAACGTTTCTGGGGCCTGGCACTGCCGATCTGGGTAGACGAAGAAACCGGTGATTTCGAAGTCATCGGATCCCTTGATGAACTCAAGGAACGTGCAGTAGAAGGTTGGGAAGCACTCGAGGGGCACACGCCGCATCGCCCCTGGATCGATCAGGTGAAACTGAAAAACCCCAAGACCGGGAACCTGATGACCCGTATTCCGGATGTAGGAAATCCCTGGCTGGATGCAGGCATCGTGCCTTTCTCGACAATGCAATACAATACGAACCCGGAAGAGTGGGAGAAATGGTATCCGGCTGACCTGGTCACCGAATGTTTCCCCGGTCAGTTCCGCAACTGGTTCTATGCCCTGTTATCGATGGCCACCATGATGGATGGGACTCCTCCATTCAAAACACTGCTGGGATATCGCCTGGTGTTGAATGAGGAAGGCAAACCTATGCACAAATCAGATGGAACCGCCATCTGGTTTGAAGAAGCAGCCGAGCAGTTGGGCGTTGACACAATGCGCTGGATGTACCTGGCACATAACCCCGCCAGCGATCTGCGTTTTGGCATGCGAAACCCGGACGAGCAGGTCACGCTGGAGACTCCGGAAGGCCCGATCTCAGAGACTCGCGAAGGAGCACCTACCTGTCTGGTTGAGAGTAAACCCGCCGACGAAATCCGCCGCCAGGTATTAATCCCTCTCTGGAACTCCTACGCATTCTTTGTGAACTACGCACGGCTGGATGAATTTGATCCTTCACAAGCTGCCGTTCCTGCTGCAGATCGTCCTGAAATTGACCGCTGGATTTTGTCCAACCTGCAGGCTCTGCTGGTCTCTGCCAAGACCGAGATCGAAGCCTACAACTATGCCGGCTTCCTCAAGAATGCGACAACGTTTATTGACGATCTCTCCAACTGGTATATCCGTCGGAACCGTCGTCGGTTCTGGCGTTCACAGGATGCCAATGACACAGACAAACTGGCTGCCTACCAGACTCTTTATGAAGTCCTGGTTACGCTTTCTCAAGCCTTGGCTCCGGTCATCCCCTTCCTGACCGAACGCATTTATCAGAACCTGGTAACCAGCTGGGATAAGAGTGCTCCCACCAGCGTGCACCTTTGTGATTTTCCCACCTGTGACACCACACTGCTGGATGAGAAACTCAACTTCCGCTCAGCTCAGGCTCAGATTATGGTCAAGCTGGGACACAAGCTGCGAGATGAATCGAATCAGCGTGTCCGTCAGCCGCTGGCCGAGTTACGCTATGCCTGTCAAACCCCAGAACAGGCCGAAGCGATTGAAAGCCTCGCAAGTACTGTGGAAGAAGAGCTGAATATCAAGCAGGTTACCCGTTGTGAAAACCTGGATGAACTGGTCAGCTACACTTATAAACCGAACCTGAAAACACTGGGCCCCAAATACGGAAAACTGCTCGGGGTGTTGCGTAAGGAACTTCCCGAACTGGGCGATGAGGTTCTGGGACCTCTGAGACGCGGTGAATCGGTTTCGCTGGAACTCTCGGGCAACCAGATCGATCTGGAACCGGACGATGTTCTGGTGGGAACGGAACAGGCTGCTGACTGGGCTTGTGCCGATGAGCAGGGGATCCAGATTGCGATCTCGACGAAACTCACACCGGAGCTGGAACAGGAAGGGATGGCTCGTGACTTCGTTCGCCAGATTCAACAGCTTCGTAAAGAAGCCGATCTGGAAATCGAAGATCGGATCATTGTCACATATGATTCGCAGGGGGCAGCAGAGATCGAACAGGCTGTTTCCAACTGGACTGATTACATCCTGGGAGAAACCCTCGGAGATCAGCTGGATCAGTCTCAGAGCCTGACGGATGGCAAAGAAGTCACCATCGGAAATGCGAAGGCCCTGATTACAATTCAGAAAGTGTAA
- a CDS encoding tRNA (cytidine(34)-2'-O)-methyltransferase gives MSSSSEPLMHVVLYQPDIPQNTGNIGRTCVAVGAKLWLVRPLGFKLDAKHLRRAGMDYWQHLNWEAVDSLQEVQERLSDRTWWKLTKFATRLLWDAEFEPGHVFLFGSESNGLPPSVRDASPECNLKLPMYEEVRSLNLASTANTVMYEAVRQFGGLP, from the coding sequence ATGTCATCCTCCTCTGAACCCCTGATGCATGTCGTCCTCTATCAGCCGGATATCCCGCAAAATACAGGGAATATCGGTCGCACCTGCGTGGCGGTGGGAGCGAAACTCTGGCTCGTTCGTCCCCTGGGATTCAAGCTGGACGCAAAACATTTGAGGCGAGCCGGGATGGATTACTGGCAACACCTGAACTGGGAAGCCGTAGATAGCCTGCAGGAAGTGCAGGAGCGGCTCTCAGACAGGACATGGTGGAAGCTGACCAAGTTCGCGACCCGACTGCTCTGGGATGCTGAATTTGAGCCAGGACACGTCTTCCTGTTCGGAAGCGAAAGCAATGGCCTGCCTCCCAGCGTCAGGGACGCGTCCCCCGAATGTAATCTGAAACTGCCGATGTATGAAGAGGTCCGCAGTCTCAATCTTGCCAGTACAGCGAATACCGTCATGTACGAAGCAGTCCGTCAGTTCGGGGGACTTCCCTGA
- a CDS encoding aldo/keto reductase, whose amino-acid sequence MDYRNLGKAGVRVSPVCLGTMMFGGPTSEADSISIMHKAIDQGINFFDTANMYSTGGSETVVGKALVDRRDKVVLATKGRAPMGDGPNDAGASRVHLMRELDRSLQRMQTDYVDIYYVHTPDYQTPIEETLRTLDDMIRSGKVRYIACSNFRAWRLAEALWTSDVRNLYSFSCVQPLYNIMNRDIEVELLPLCQEKGIGVVSYSPLARGILTGKYQAGKPFPEGSRASRNDKRMNEAELRDVSIELSQEISAYCDKKGVSMTNFALAWCLANPILTSIIIGPRTMEQYEDNMGCLDVEITAEDEEFINSLVPPGEHSGKGFQDPQYPVTGRGK is encoded by the coding sequence ATGGATTACCGCAACTTAGGAAAAGCTGGTGTACGTGTCTCTCCCGTCTGTCTGGGCACGATGATGTTCGGTGGCCCCACCAGCGAGGCTGACTCAATCTCCATCATGCATAAAGCCATTGATCAGGGAATCAACTTCTTCGACACCGCAAATATGTACAGCACAGGTGGTTCCGAAACCGTTGTCGGCAAGGCACTGGTCGACCGCCGTGATAAAGTCGTTTTGGCCACCAAAGGACGGGCTCCCATGGGAGATGGGCCCAACGATGCGGGAGCCAGCCGAGTTCATTTGATGCGGGAACTCGATCGCAGCCTGCAGCGGATGCAGACCGATTATGTTGATATCTATTATGTGCACACCCCCGACTATCAGACTCCCATCGAAGAAACGCTCCGCACTCTGGATGACATGATCCGCTCTGGTAAGGTCCGCTATATCGCCTGCTCAAACTTCCGTGCCTGGCGTTTAGCCGAGGCTCTCTGGACAAGCGATGTGCGTAATCTCTATTCCTTCAGTTGTGTCCAACCCCTTTACAACATCATGAACCGAGACATTGAAGTGGAACTACTGCCGCTCTGTCAGGAGAAGGGGATCGGTGTTGTCAGTTACAGTCCGCTGGCACGTGGCATCCTGACGGGTAAGTATCAGGCCGGCAAACCATTCCCGGAAGGCAGTCGGGCCTCCCGCAATGATAAGCGGATGAACGAAGCGGAACTTCGCGATGTCAGCATCGAACTTTCGCAGGAAATCTCAGCCTATTGCGACAAAAAAGGCGTTTCGATGACGAATTTCGCGCTCGCCTGGTGCCTGGCCAATCCCATTCTGACATCGATCATCATTGGTCCGCGCACCATGGAACAGTATGAAGATAACATGGGATGCCTCGACGTTGAAATCACGGCCGAAGATGAGGAATTCATCAACTCACTGGTTCCCCCAGGAGAACACAGCGGAAAAGGTTTCCAGGACCCGCAGTATCCGGTAACTGGCCGCGGCAAATAA
- a CDS encoding ferredoxin--NADP reductase gives MPHAHLMIMRVKPDAEVPRFSGGQYTTLGLGSWEHRVDGGPLAELPKQKLIRRAYSISCPMLDVQGDLLANDEIDYLEFYITLVLRPDTDDPPLTPRLFNLKEGDRLHLGKKPVGTYTLKPVEPEDNVIFAGTGTGEAPHNSMTIELLKRGHTGQIVSMTCVRYRGDLGYLDQQKQLQEKYPNYHYGSFTTREPENIDSNHPQYVGKQYLQDMIVPEKFEAQFGWSPKPGKTHVFLCGNPSMIGLPEKNDQGELVFPESKGMVELLSEQGYKLSTPKSPGNIHFEKYW, from the coding sequence ATGCCTCACGCGCACCTCATGATCATGCGTGTAAAACCTGATGCAGAAGTTCCCCGCTTTTCAGGGGGCCAATATACAACCCTGGGCCTCGGTTCCTGGGAACATCGAGTCGATGGCGGACCTCTCGCAGAATTACCAAAACAGAAACTGATCCGCCGCGCATATTCGATCTCGTGCCCTATGCTTGACGTCCAGGGAGATCTGCTGGCTAATGATGAGATTGATTACCTGGAGTTTTATATCACTCTGGTTCTGCGTCCCGACACTGATGATCCACCACTGACCCCCCGCCTGTTCAATCTGAAAGAAGGCGATCGACTGCATCTTGGTAAAAAGCCGGTTGGTACATACACTCTCAAACCAGTCGAACCTGAAGATAATGTCATCTTTGCCGGAACCGGAACTGGCGAGGCCCCGCATAACTCCATGACGATTGAATTACTCAAACGTGGACATACCGGGCAAATCGTATCAATGACCTGTGTTCGTTATCGAGGTGACCTCGGTTACCTCGATCAGCAGAAACAGTTGCAGGAAAAGTATCCGAACTACCACTATGGATCATTCACGACCCGTGAACCGGAAAATATTGATTCAAATCATCCTCAATACGTAGGCAAACAGTATCTGCAGGATATGATCGTACCGGAGAAATTCGAGGCGCAGTTCGGCTGGTCGCCCAAACCTGGAAAGACACACGTTTTTCTCTGTGGCAATCCTTCCATGATTGGTCTACCGGAGAAAAACGATCAGGGAGAGTTGGTTTTCCCCGAATCCAAGGGAATGGTTGAACTGCTTTCCGAGCAGGGATACAAACTCTCAACTCCGAAGAGTCCGGGAAATATCCACTTCGAGAAATACTGGTAA
- a CDS encoding methyltransferase domain-containing protein, with amino-acid sequence MTKETSPQSFLSQELLDILRDPTDGSPLVLDKSQANLNSPTSEKSYPVINGIPRFVEQEHLSSFGLQWNKYEVAHDDEDRATFTAKTGMELSDLNGLRILDAGCGGGRYCKVAAEAGGIVFGADHTTAVEKASKLCSHLDQVRLVQADLKHLPFEPESFDFVFSIGVMHHDKDTRAVFDAVARMVKPGGKYSVWLYRKNQWWQEGINSGLRKITTRMSPEKLEPWCRLGAWLGGIPVINKTLNKVVNFSNHPNWENRVCDTFDWFAPAYQYHHTVDELQGWFKEAGFEQLKILPPEKTGSFYRWCYDHNLLIGSGVNIQGTKSEENQSDNEPS; translated from the coding sequence ATGACGAAAGAAACATCCCCGCAATCATTTCTTTCTCAGGAACTCCTCGACATCTTACGAGATCCGACAGACGGCTCACCTCTGGTTCTGGATAAATCACAGGCGAACCTCAATTCGCCAACCTCAGAAAAATCGTATCCGGTTATAAATGGGATTCCTCGCTTTGTAGAGCAGGAGCATCTCTCCAGCTTCGGTCTGCAGTGGAACAAATATGAAGTCGCTCATGATGATGAAGACCGGGCGACTTTTACAGCCAAAACCGGAATGGAACTCAGCGACCTAAACGGTCTTCGCATCCTGGATGCTGGTTGCGGCGGAGGCCGTTACTGCAAGGTCGCAGCCGAGGCAGGGGGGATTGTCTTTGGCGCAGACCACACAACTGCAGTCGAAAAAGCGAGTAAACTCTGCAGCCACCTCGATCAGGTACGCCTGGTTCAGGCTGACCTGAAGCACCTCCCCTTTGAACCGGAGTCATTTGATTTCGTTTTTTCAATCGGCGTGATGCACCACGATAAAGATACCCGGGCCGTCTTCGACGCAGTAGCCCGGATGGTCAAGCCGGGAGGTAAGTACTCAGTCTGGCTCTATCGGAAAAATCAATGGTGGCAGGAAGGCATCAATTCCGGGCTGCGAAAAATTACTACGCGCATGTCCCCGGAAAAACTGGAGCCCTGGTGCCGCCTGGGAGCATGGCTGGGTGGGATTCCTGTGATCAATAAAACCTTGAACAAGGTCGTGAATTTCAGCAACCACCCCAACTGGGAAAACCGGGTCTGCGATACCTTTGACTGGTTCGCGCCTGCTTACCAGTACCATCACACTGTGGACGAATTACAAGGCTGGTTTAAAGAAGCTGGTTTTGAACAGCTCAAAATACTCCCTCCGGAAAAAACAGGGAGTTTCTACCGGTGGTGCTATGATCACAATTTACTGATCGGCAGCGGCGTGAATATCCAGGGAACGAAATCAGAAGAGAATCAGTCAGACAACGAGCCGTCTTGA
- a CDS encoding MBL fold metallo-hydrolase, whose amino-acid sequence MRIVLLGTGGYHPNDRRHTACLMLPESGIIFDAGTSFFRVPQYMQTRDLQIFLTHAHLDHIVGLSFFLVPMLTGQVDSVKVYGEASKLDAIQTHLFSKEIFPLLPDYEFITLPEQVSVPEQGTLRHIDLEHPGGSVGYRIDWPSHSLAYVTDTSHPEQHLEFVKGVDLLIHECYFPDEQAEWADKTGHSHTTPVAELARDAGVGKLVLTHIDPQQTGDDPVGIEVAQKIFPNTILGEDLMEIEF is encoded by the coding sequence ATGCGTATCGTGTTGCTGGGAACAGGCGGATACCACCCGAATGATCGTCGACATACCGCCTGCCTGATGCTGCCAGAGTCCGGGATCATCTTTGATGCAGGAACCAGTTTCTTTCGCGTTCCCCAGTACATGCAAACCCGCGACCTGCAGATCTTTCTGACACACGCGCACCTGGACCATATCGTCGGACTTTCATTCTTTCTGGTTCCCATGCTGACTGGACAGGTTGATTCTGTCAAAGTCTATGGCGAAGCTTCAAAACTGGATGCCATTCAGACTCACTTGTTCAGCAAAGAAATCTTCCCGCTGCTTCCCGATTACGAATTCATCACCCTACCTGAACAGGTCTCGGTTCCGGAGCAGGGCACTCTCCGCCACATCGACCTGGAACATCCCGGAGGATCAGTCGGCTATCGAATCGACTGGCCCAGCCATTCTCTGGCCTATGTCACTGACACATCCCATCCGGAGCAGCATCTTGAATTTGTCAAAGGTGTCGACCTGCTCATCCATGAATGTTATTTTCCAGACGAGCAGGCTGAATGGGCTGATAAAACCGGACACAGCCACACAACCCCTGTTGCAGAACTGGCGCGAGATGCCGGCGTTGGAAAGCTGGTACTGACACATATTGATCCTCAGCAAACAGGCGATGATCCGGTAGGAATTGAAGTTGCTCAGAAGATCTTTCCGAATACAATACTCGGTGAAGATCTGATGGAAATTGAGTTTTAA
- the gnd gene encoding decarboxylating NADP(+)-dependent phosphogluconate dehydrogenase produces MSKHDIGLVGLAVMGQNLVLNMANHGYSVGVFNRTTSTTDEFVSQKTDEQQITGYHTLQELVDNLATPRKVMLMVKAGPAVDAIIDDLKGMLSPGDIIIDGGNTHFDDTNRRTKEVEEAGLLFIGTGVSGGEEGALKGPSIMPGGSPDGWPHVKSILQDISAKVGENNDIPCCEWVGEAGAGHYVKMVHNGIEYGDMQLICESYYILKHALGLTNEELYKVFDEWNRGELESYLIEITRDIFTVLDGETGDYLVDKILDTAKQKGTGKWMSQHALDLGVPTTLITEAVYARCLSAQKEARVRASKILSGPEKKFEGDRDQFIEDVRQALYASKLCSYAQGYVQLNSAAEHFGWKLNNGDIALLWRGGCIIRSTFLQDIKAAFDKNPELENLLLDDFFRNAVEKSQPSWRRVVATAVELGLPVPSFTAALSYYDGYRQARLPANLLQAQRDYFGAHTYQRIDKEGTFHTDWIRERRLDS; encoded by the coding sequence ATGTCAAAACACGATATCGGCCTGGTCGGCCTGGCAGTGATGGGACAAAACCTGGTTTTGAATATGGCCAATCACGGTTATTCCGTTGGTGTATTCAACCGTACCACGAGCACCACAGACGAATTCGTCAGCCAGAAAACAGATGAGCAGCAGATTACGGGTTACCACACCCTGCAAGAGCTGGTCGATAACCTGGCCACTCCTCGTAAAGTCATGCTGATGGTCAAAGCCGGCCCTGCTGTTGATGCCATTATTGACGACCTGAAAGGCATGCTCAGCCCTGGCGATATCATCATTGACGGTGGAAACACACACTTTGATGATACCAATCGACGGACCAAAGAAGTCGAAGAGGCAGGTCTCCTGTTTATCGGAACCGGTGTTTCCGGTGGTGAAGAAGGGGCGCTCAAAGGCCCCAGCATCATGCCCGGTGGTTCCCCCGACGGCTGGCCTCACGTCAAATCGATTCTGCAGGATATCTCTGCCAAGGTTGGTGAAAACAACGATATTCCCTGCTGTGAATGGGTAGGAGAAGCGGGTGCCGGCCATTACGTGAAAATGGTTCACAACGGTATCGAATACGGTGATATGCAGCTGATCTGCGAATCATACTACATTCTGAAGCATGCCCTGGGCCTCACAAATGAAGAGCTCTACAAAGTCTTTGATGAATGGAATCGTGGCGAACTTGAAAGTTACCTGATCGAGATCACCCGCGACATCTTCACCGTCCTGGATGGAGAAACCGGCGACTACCTGGTCGATAAGATCCTGGACACCGCCAAACAGAAGGGTACCGGTAAGTGGATGAGCCAGCACGCTCTGGATCTGGGTGTTCCCACCACACTGATTACTGAAGCTGTTTACGCCCGTTGCCTGTCAGCCCAGAAAGAAGCACGCGTCCGGGCTTCGAAAATCCTGAGCGGTCCCGAGAAAAAATTTGAAGGTGACCGGGATCAGTTTATCGAAGACGTTCGCCAGGCACTCTACGCATCTAAACTGTGTAGCTACGCTCAAGGTTACGTACAGTTGAACTCCGCCGCAGAACACTTCGGCTGGAAACTCAACAATGGCGACATCGCTCTGCTCTGGCGTGGTGGTTGTATTATTCGTTCAACCTTCCTGCAGGACATTAAGGCCGCCTTCGACAAGAATCCGGAACTGGAAAACCTCCTGCTGGATGACTTCTTCCGCAATGCTGTTGAAAAATCTCAGCCCAGCTGGCGTCGTGTTGTGGCTACTGCTGTCGAACTTGGCCTGCCGGTCCCCAGCTTTACTGCAGCTCTCAGCTACTATGACGGCTATCGCCAGGCAAGACTGCCTGCCAACCTGCTGCAGGCTCAACGTGACTACTTCGGTGCTCACACCTACCAGCGGATTGACAAAGAAGGCACGTTCCACACCGACTGGATTCGTGAGCGTCGCCTCGATTCGTAA
- a CDS encoding HAD family hydrolase yields MSDNPLDTKFEKKSEFLIGIDSDGCAFDSMEIKHKECFIPNFINYFGLQPISKYAREAAEFTNLYSKWRGANRFISYTLALDLLEERPEVISRNVTIPRLQGVRDWIERETKLGNPTLAAEVEKTKDADLELALKWSLAVNEMIADMVHDVPPYPNVRESLIKLDPVADMIVCSATPNEALNKEWEEHDIAQYVDAICGQEAGSKKETLGQAKNFGYEENKVLMIGDAPGDMKAAEAVGALFYPINPGAEEASWERFIGEACDKFLNGEFAGEYQAKVIAEFDSYLPELPPWKK; encoded by the coding sequence GTGTCGGATAATCCTCTGGATACCAAGTTTGAGAAGAAGAGTGAGTTTCTGATCGGCATCGACTCAGACGGGTGTGCCTTCGATTCTATGGAAATTAAACACAAAGAGTGTTTCATTCCTAATTTTATCAACTATTTTGGCCTGCAACCCATTTCCAAGTATGCTCGTGAAGCGGCTGAGTTCACGAACCTCTACTCCAAATGGCGTGGGGCCAACCGTTTCATTTCCTACACTCTGGCTCTGGACCTGCTGGAAGAGCGCCCGGAAGTCATTTCCCGGAACGTGACCATTCCGCGTCTCCAGGGTGTGAGAGACTGGATCGAACGGGAAACCAAACTCGGTAATCCCACCCTGGCTGCCGAAGTTGAGAAAACCAAAGATGCTGATCTGGAACTGGCTCTGAAATGGTCACTTGCAGTCAACGAGATGATCGCCGACATGGTGCACGATGTGCCCCCTTATCCAAATGTTCGCGAAAGCCTCATCAAGCTGGATCCGGTCGCCGACATGATTGTCTGCTCTGCGACTCCCAACGAAGCACTCAATAAAGAGTGGGAAGAACACGACATCGCACAATACGTTGATGCGATTTGTGGCCAGGAAGCAGGCAGTAAAAAAGAAACACTGGGTCAGGCAAAGAACTTCGGATACGAAGAAAATAAAGTCCTGATGATCGGCGATGCTCCCGGCGACATGAAAGCCGCTGAAGCTGTAGGAGCACTTTTCTACCCGATCAACCCTGGAGCAGAAGAAGCCAGCTGGGAACGTTTCATTGGCGAAGCCTGCGACAAATTCCTGAACGGTGAATTTGCTGGCGAATATCAGGCGAAAGTCATCGCTGAATTCGACAGCTACCTGCCGGAACTCCCTCCCTGGAAGAAGTAA